From a single Xiphophorus maculatus strain JP 163 A chromosome 5, X_maculatus-5.0-male, whole genome shotgun sequence genomic region:
- the LOC102220036 gene encoding protocadherin-18-like isoform X2: MTGLFLTRMLRVATVFVLAAQHITGKTLKYQIFEEQKVGTVIARLRDDVADVLAKLPSSVSLRFRAMQRGSSSFLTVREQDGEISIRTKIDREKLCEKNLNCSIQFDVLTLPTEHLQLFHVEVEVLDINDNAPHFARALIPIEISESAAIGARIPLDSATDPDVGENSLYTYALEPNNNFRIDVQSRSDGVKYAELVVLRELDREVRSSYELQYTASDRGVPPRTGSTLLRISIADSNDNSPIFEKSSYVLNLPENSPVGTLLIDLNATDADDGTNAKIAYSFSNHVSPKIIETFKINTDSGHLTLIKRVDYETVNSYDIDVQAQDMGPNSMPAHCKILVKVVDVNDNKPDISINFPSQGNGDAAYVSEASPLDTFVALVRVEDLDSGLNGEVECKLHGQGYFKLQKTYENNYMILTNVSLDREKRSEFSLTVVAEDRGTPSLSTVKHFTVHVTDENDNPPRFEKGRYEISKSENNAPGAYLTSITATDPDLDANGQVSYAILENFIHGSSISTYVTIDPSNGAIYALRTFDREEVNNISFVVQAKDAGKPPLTSNSTVVLNILDENDNPPVIVVPQLWNFSADVRASKFTEAGRLVTVVRATDRDTGVNAELICSIVSGNEEGYFVIEPRTCKIQANTSLENFPHEHAELTVLVRDQGTESLSAKAVLKINLHENMKNHVQPVDQGGSPIKRSKMIIIILGVIVGKLLVIMVAFVTRYNREKKEARHSYNCRVAESTHQHHPKKPSRQIHKGDITLVPTVNGTLPIRAHHRSPSTTPPMDRAQMGVPQNHHSRQSLNSLVTISSNHIPESFALEMAHATPPVEGQYQPRPSFRGNKYSRSYRYALQDMDKFSLKDSGRGDSEAGDSDCEMGRESPVDRLLLGEGFSDLMHLEMHHRLHPATRLCTDECRILGHSDQCWMPPVSSPASSADYRNNMYIPGEESSQPPQLDDDESSVDSENRKSFSTFGKESGNEELDLSGGGGGGEGDAAGGGAGSLLTEMNSVFQRLLPPNIDSYTECTETSPPSSSSTTERASSRGGNIAGNYSNNAVPQDSRRGLLPGGKGPAYPPGVAAWAANTHYLNPGNTSVVNNHVSSSPSSCSSSTSTNGQPPHLKWLPAMEEIPENYEEDDFDGVFHQGHQSSKRRDSRHEAGIDTSELAQEINKLLQDVRQN, translated from the exons ATGACGGGACTCTTTTTAACAAGAATGCTGAGAGTTGCCACGGTTTTTGTGCTGGCGGCGCAGCACATTACCGGCAAGACGCTGAAATATCAGATCTTCGAGGAGCAGAAGGTTGGCACTGTAATCGCCCGCTTGAGAGACGACGTCGCGGATGTTTTGGCAAAACTTCCCAGCTCGGTGTCTTTGCGCTTCAGAGCGATGCAACGGGGGAGCTCCTCTTTCCTTACTGTGCGTGAGCAGGACGGAGAGATCAGCATCAGGACCAAAATCGACCGCGAGAAACTCTGCGAGAAGAATCTTAACTGTTCCATCCAGTTCGACGTCCTGACGCTCCCCACCGAGCACCTCCAGTTGTTTCACGTCGAAGTGGAAGTGCTGGACATTAACGACAACGCGCCGCATTTCGCCCGAGCCCTAATCCCCATCGAGATCTCAGAAAGTGCGGCCATTGGAGCGCGCATCCCCCTGGACAGCGCCACAGACCCCGATGTCGGTGAGAATTCCTTATACACTTACGCACTAGAGCCAAATAACAACTTCAGGATAGACGTGCAATCTAGGAGCGACGGAGTTAAGTATGCCGAGCTGGTGGTACTTAGGGAGCTGGACCGGGAGGTGCGCTCCAGCTACGAACTTCAGTACACAGCCTCTGACAGGGGCGTTCCCCCAAGAACAGGATCGACCCTTCTCAGAATCAGCATCGCTGACTCTAATGACAACAGTCCGATTTTTGAGAAGTCCTCCTATGTTTTAAATCTCCCTGAAAACTCACCTGTTGGCACTCTGCTTATTGATCTGAACGCCACGGACGCGGATGACGGCACAAATGCTAAAATCGCATACTCATTTAGCAATCACGTGTCTCCTAAAATTATAGAGACGTTCAAAATTAACACCGACAGCGGTCACCTGACCCTCATCAAGCGTGTTGACTATGAGACAGTAAATTCTTATGACATTGACGTGCAAGCTCAAGACATGGGTCCAAACTCCATGCCTGCTCACTGCAAGATCTTGGTCAAAGTGGTAGATGTGAATGATAACAAACCAGACATCAGTATTAATTTTCCCTCTCAGGGGAATGGAGATGCAGCTTATGTGTCTGAGGCATCTCCGCTGGACACATTTGTTGCTTTGGTAAGAGTGGAAGACTTGGACTCTGGGTTAAATGGAGAAGTGGAGTGTAAACTTCATGGTCAAGGTTATTTCAAACTGCAGAAAACCTATGAGAACAACTATATGATCTTGACCAATGTGTCCCTGGACAGAGAaaagaggtcagagttcagccTGACTGTTGTGGCTGAGGACAGGGGGACCCCGAGTCTCTCCACAGTCAAACACTTCACAGTGCATGTTACAGACGAAAATGACAACCCGCCACGCTTTGAGAAGGGACGATATGAGATCTCCAAATCGGAAAACAATGCCCCTGGAGCGTACCTGACATCTATCACAGCCACTGACCCTGACTTGGATGCAAATGGACAGGTGAGCTACGCCATCTTGGAAAACTTCATTCATGGAAGTTCCATTTCCACTTACGTCACTATAGACCCCTCTAACGGTGCCATCTATGCTCTGCGCACATTTGACCGGGAGGAGGTGAATAATATATCCTTCGTTGTGCAAGCCAAAGACGCAGGTAAACCTCCACTTACCAGCAACTCTACTGTTGTTCTGAACATTCTGGATGAAAATGATAACCCCCCAGTCATTGTGGTTCCACAGTTGTGGAATTTTTCAGCAGACGTTCGTGCTTCAAAGTTCACAGAGGCTGGACGTTTAGTGACGGTGGTCAGAGCGACAGATCGTGACACAGGAGTCAATGCTGAGCTCATCTGCTCTATTGTCAGTGGCAATGAAGAAGGGTACTTTGTTATTGAGCCAAGAACATGCAAGATCCAAGCCAACACCAGCCTAGAGAACTTCCCACATGAGCATGCTGAGCTTACTGTGTTGGTCAGAGATCAGGGAACTGAGAGTCTTAGTGCCAAGGCAGTTCTAAAAATCAACCTCCATGAGAACATGAAAAACCATGTGCAGCCAGTGGACCAGGGGGGTTCTCCAATCAAAAGATCCAAAATGATCATCATCATATTGGGAGTAATCGTTGGCAAGCTCCTGGTCATCATGGTGGCCTTTGTCACCCGCTATAACAGGGAAAAGAAAGAGGCGAGACACTCTTACAACTGCCGGGTGGCTGAGTCCACCCACCAGCACCACCCAAAGAAACCTTCACGCCAAATTCACAAAGGTGACATCACCCTGGTGCCCACAGTGAACGGCACCCTCCCCATCAGGGCCCACCACCGCTCACCATCAACCACACCTCCAATGGACCGGGCCCAGATGGGGGTTCCACAGAACCATCACAGCCGCCAATCTCTTAATAGCCTGGTGACCATCTCGTCCAATCACATCCCGGAGAGCTTTGCCCTGGAAATGGCACACGCAACTCCACCAGTGGAG GGCCAGTACCAGCCCAGACCCAGTTTCCGTGGCAACAAATACTCCCGCAGCTACAG GTACGCATTACAGGACATGGACAAGTTCAGCCTGAAGGACAGTGGCCGTGGGGACAGTGAGGCGGGGGACAGTGACTGCGAAATGGGGCGGGAATCCCCCGTGGACAGGCTGCTGCTGGGGGAGGGGTTTTCTGACCTAATGCACCTCGAAATGCACCACCGACTCCACCCAG ctACGAGACTGTGCACGGATGAATGCCGCATCTTGGGACACTCTGACCAATGCTGGATGCCCCCCGTCTCCTCACCTGCATCATCCGCAGACTACCGAAACAACATGTACATCCCCGGGGAAGAGTCCTCCCAGCCACCCCAGCTAGATGATGATGAGTCTTCGGTGGACTCAGAGAATCGCAAGAGTTTCTCCACATTTGGCAAGGAGTCTGGGAATGAAGAGCTAGATCtcagtggaggaggaggagggggagaagGCGATGCAGCTGGGGGAGGAGCTGGATCCCTCCTCACAGAGATGAACTCTGTATTCCAGCGACTCCTACCCCCCAACATAGACTCATACACTGAGTGCACTGAAACAAGCCCACCCTCATCCTCATCAACAACAGAGAGGGCAAGCAGTCGTGGTGGCAACATTGCAGGTAACTACAGTAACAACGCTGTTCCTCAAGACAGCCGTAGAGGTTTGCTCCCCGGTGGTAAGGGTCCGGCTTACCCTCCTGGTGTAGCTGCATGGGCTGCTAATACACACTATTTAAATCCAGGGAACACATCTGTGGTGAACAACCATgtttcctcctctccctcttcctGTTCATCCTCCACCTCCACAAATGGACAACCACCACACCTGAAATGGCTGCCAGCCATGGAGGAAATCCCAGAGAATTACGAAGAGGATGACTTTGATGGTGTCTTCCATCAGGGTCACCAAAGCAGCAAGCGCAGGGACAGTCGCCATGAGGCCGGCATTGATACTAGCGAGCTGGCCCAGGAGATCAACAAACTGCTGCAGGATGTCAGACAGAACTGA
- the LOC102220036 gene encoding protocadherin-18-like isoform X1 yields the protein MTGLFLTRMLRVATVFVLAAQHITGKTLKYQIFEEQKVGTVIARLRDDVADVLAKLPSSVSLRFRAMQRGSSSFLTVREQDGEISIRTKIDREKLCEKNLNCSIQFDVLTLPTEHLQLFHVEVEVLDINDNAPHFARALIPIEISESAAIGARIPLDSATDPDVGENSLYTYALEPNNNFRIDVQSRSDGVKYAELVVLRELDREVRSSYELQYTASDRGVPPRTGSTLLRISIADSNDNSPIFEKSSYVLNLPENSPVGTLLIDLNATDADDGTNAKIAYSFSNHVSPKIIETFKINTDSGHLTLIKRVDYETVNSYDIDVQAQDMGPNSMPAHCKILVKVVDVNDNKPDISINFPSQGNGDAAYVSEASPLDTFVALVRVEDLDSGLNGEVECKLHGQGYFKLQKTYENNYMILTNVSLDREKRSEFSLTVVAEDRGTPSLSTVKHFTVHVTDENDNPPRFEKGRYEISKSENNAPGAYLTSITATDPDLDANGQVSYAILENFIHGSSISTYVTIDPSNGAIYALRTFDREEVNNISFVVQAKDAGKPPLTSNSTVVLNILDENDNPPVIVVPQLWNFSADVRASKFTEAGRLVTVVRATDRDTGVNAELICSIVSGNEEGYFVIEPRTCKIQANTSLENFPHEHAELTVLVRDQGTESLSAKAVLKINLHENMKNHVQPVDQGGSPIKRSKMIIIILGVIVGKLLVIMVAFVTRYNREKKEARHSYNCRVAESTHQHHPKKPSRQIHKGDITLVPTVNGTLPIRAHHRSPSTTPPMDRAQMGVPQNHHSRQSLNSLVTISSNHIPESFALEMAHATPPVEQVSQLLSMLHQGQYQPRPSFRGNKYSRSYRYALQDMDKFSLKDSGRGDSEAGDSDCEMGRESPVDRLLLGEGFSDLMHLEMHHRLHPATRLCTDECRILGHSDQCWMPPVSSPASSADYRNNMYIPGEESSQPPQLDDDESSVDSENRKSFSTFGKESGNEELDLSGGGGGGEGDAAGGGAGSLLTEMNSVFQRLLPPNIDSYTECTETSPPSSSSTTERASSRGGNIAGNYSNNAVPQDSRRGLLPGGKGPAYPPGVAAWAANTHYLNPGNTSVVNNHVSSSPSSCSSSTSTNGQPPHLKWLPAMEEIPENYEEDDFDGVFHQGHQSSKRRDSRHEAGIDTSELAQEINKLLQDVRQN from the exons ATGACGGGACTCTTTTTAACAAGAATGCTGAGAGTTGCCACGGTTTTTGTGCTGGCGGCGCAGCACATTACCGGCAAGACGCTGAAATATCAGATCTTCGAGGAGCAGAAGGTTGGCACTGTAATCGCCCGCTTGAGAGACGACGTCGCGGATGTTTTGGCAAAACTTCCCAGCTCGGTGTCTTTGCGCTTCAGAGCGATGCAACGGGGGAGCTCCTCTTTCCTTACTGTGCGTGAGCAGGACGGAGAGATCAGCATCAGGACCAAAATCGACCGCGAGAAACTCTGCGAGAAGAATCTTAACTGTTCCATCCAGTTCGACGTCCTGACGCTCCCCACCGAGCACCTCCAGTTGTTTCACGTCGAAGTGGAAGTGCTGGACATTAACGACAACGCGCCGCATTTCGCCCGAGCCCTAATCCCCATCGAGATCTCAGAAAGTGCGGCCATTGGAGCGCGCATCCCCCTGGACAGCGCCACAGACCCCGATGTCGGTGAGAATTCCTTATACACTTACGCACTAGAGCCAAATAACAACTTCAGGATAGACGTGCAATCTAGGAGCGACGGAGTTAAGTATGCCGAGCTGGTGGTACTTAGGGAGCTGGACCGGGAGGTGCGCTCCAGCTACGAACTTCAGTACACAGCCTCTGACAGGGGCGTTCCCCCAAGAACAGGATCGACCCTTCTCAGAATCAGCATCGCTGACTCTAATGACAACAGTCCGATTTTTGAGAAGTCCTCCTATGTTTTAAATCTCCCTGAAAACTCACCTGTTGGCACTCTGCTTATTGATCTGAACGCCACGGACGCGGATGACGGCACAAATGCTAAAATCGCATACTCATTTAGCAATCACGTGTCTCCTAAAATTATAGAGACGTTCAAAATTAACACCGACAGCGGTCACCTGACCCTCATCAAGCGTGTTGACTATGAGACAGTAAATTCTTATGACATTGACGTGCAAGCTCAAGACATGGGTCCAAACTCCATGCCTGCTCACTGCAAGATCTTGGTCAAAGTGGTAGATGTGAATGATAACAAACCAGACATCAGTATTAATTTTCCCTCTCAGGGGAATGGAGATGCAGCTTATGTGTCTGAGGCATCTCCGCTGGACACATTTGTTGCTTTGGTAAGAGTGGAAGACTTGGACTCTGGGTTAAATGGAGAAGTGGAGTGTAAACTTCATGGTCAAGGTTATTTCAAACTGCAGAAAACCTATGAGAACAACTATATGATCTTGACCAATGTGTCCCTGGACAGAGAaaagaggtcagagttcagccTGACTGTTGTGGCTGAGGACAGGGGGACCCCGAGTCTCTCCACAGTCAAACACTTCACAGTGCATGTTACAGACGAAAATGACAACCCGCCACGCTTTGAGAAGGGACGATATGAGATCTCCAAATCGGAAAACAATGCCCCTGGAGCGTACCTGACATCTATCACAGCCACTGACCCTGACTTGGATGCAAATGGACAGGTGAGCTACGCCATCTTGGAAAACTTCATTCATGGAAGTTCCATTTCCACTTACGTCACTATAGACCCCTCTAACGGTGCCATCTATGCTCTGCGCACATTTGACCGGGAGGAGGTGAATAATATATCCTTCGTTGTGCAAGCCAAAGACGCAGGTAAACCTCCACTTACCAGCAACTCTACTGTTGTTCTGAACATTCTGGATGAAAATGATAACCCCCCAGTCATTGTGGTTCCACAGTTGTGGAATTTTTCAGCAGACGTTCGTGCTTCAAAGTTCACAGAGGCTGGACGTTTAGTGACGGTGGTCAGAGCGACAGATCGTGACACAGGAGTCAATGCTGAGCTCATCTGCTCTATTGTCAGTGGCAATGAAGAAGGGTACTTTGTTATTGAGCCAAGAACATGCAAGATCCAAGCCAACACCAGCCTAGAGAACTTCCCACATGAGCATGCTGAGCTTACTGTGTTGGTCAGAGATCAGGGAACTGAGAGTCTTAGTGCCAAGGCAGTTCTAAAAATCAACCTCCATGAGAACATGAAAAACCATGTGCAGCCAGTGGACCAGGGGGGTTCTCCAATCAAAAGATCCAAAATGATCATCATCATATTGGGAGTAATCGTTGGCAAGCTCCTGGTCATCATGGTGGCCTTTGTCACCCGCTATAACAGGGAAAAGAAAGAGGCGAGACACTCTTACAACTGCCGGGTGGCTGAGTCCACCCACCAGCACCACCCAAAGAAACCTTCACGCCAAATTCACAAAGGTGACATCACCCTGGTGCCCACAGTGAACGGCACCCTCCCCATCAGGGCCCACCACCGCTCACCATCAACCACACCTCCAATGGACCGGGCCCAGATGGGGGTTCCACAGAACCATCACAGCCGCCAATCTCTTAATAGCCTGGTGACCATCTCGTCCAATCACATCCCGGAGAGCTTTGCCCTGGAAATGGCACACGCAACTCCACCAGTGGAG CAAGTCTCACAGCTTCTGTCCATGCTCCATCAGGGCCAGTACCAGCCCAGACCCAGTTTCCGTGGCAACAAATACTCCCGCAGCTACAG GTACGCATTACAGGACATGGACAAGTTCAGCCTGAAGGACAGTGGCCGTGGGGACAGTGAGGCGGGGGACAGTGACTGCGAAATGGGGCGGGAATCCCCCGTGGACAGGCTGCTGCTGGGGGAGGGGTTTTCTGACCTAATGCACCTCGAAATGCACCACCGACTCCACCCAG ctACGAGACTGTGCACGGATGAATGCCGCATCTTGGGACACTCTGACCAATGCTGGATGCCCCCCGTCTCCTCACCTGCATCATCCGCAGACTACCGAAACAACATGTACATCCCCGGGGAAGAGTCCTCCCAGCCACCCCAGCTAGATGATGATGAGTCTTCGGTGGACTCAGAGAATCGCAAGAGTTTCTCCACATTTGGCAAGGAGTCTGGGAATGAAGAGCTAGATCtcagtggaggaggaggagggggagaagGCGATGCAGCTGGGGGAGGAGCTGGATCCCTCCTCACAGAGATGAACTCTGTATTCCAGCGACTCCTACCCCCCAACATAGACTCATACACTGAGTGCACTGAAACAAGCCCACCCTCATCCTCATCAACAACAGAGAGGGCAAGCAGTCGTGGTGGCAACATTGCAGGTAACTACAGTAACAACGCTGTTCCTCAAGACAGCCGTAGAGGTTTGCTCCCCGGTGGTAAGGGTCCGGCTTACCCTCCTGGTGTAGCTGCATGGGCTGCTAATACACACTATTTAAATCCAGGGAACACATCTGTGGTGAACAACCATgtttcctcctctccctcttcctGTTCATCCTCCACCTCCACAAATGGACAACCACCACACCTGAAATGGCTGCCAGCCATGGAGGAAATCCCAGAGAATTACGAAGAGGATGACTTTGATGGTGTCTTCCATCAGGGTCACCAAAGCAGCAAGCGCAGGGACAGTCGCCATGAGGCCGGCATTGATACTAGCGAGCTGGCCCAGGAGATCAACAAACTGCTGCAGGATGTCAGACAGAACTGA